The Dendropsophus ebraccatus isolate aDenEbr1 chromosome 3, aDenEbr1.pat, whole genome shotgun sequence genome includes a region encoding these proteins:
- the LOC138785789 gene encoding thioredoxin-like isoform X2: MTPFMIEFDGVMSEAGDKLVVIDFTATWCGPCKMIGPFFDGLSAKYPDVVFIKVDVDDAQEIASNCDIKCMPTFQFYKNGKRVHEFSGANKATLEEKVQELK; the protein is encoded by the exons ATTGAATTTGACGGTGTCATGAGTGAGGCTGGGGACAAACTTGTAGTTATTGACTTTACAGCCACATGGTGTGGGCCATGTAAAATGATTGGACCTTTTTTTGAT GGACTCAGTGCAAAATACCCTGATGTTGTTTTTATTAAAGTTGATGTGGATGACGCACAG GAAATTGCCTCAAACTGTGACATCAAGTGCATGCCAACCTTTCAGTTCTATAAAAATGGAAAACGG GTGCATGAATTTAGTGGCGCCAACAAGGCCACTTTGGAGGAAAAAGTGCAAGAGCTGAAATAA
- the LOC138785789 gene encoding thioredoxin-like isoform X1: protein MVRFIQTMIEFDGVMSEAGDKLVVIDFTATWCGPCKMIGPFFDGLSAKYPDVVFIKVDVDDAQEIASNCDIKCMPTFQFYKNGKRVHEFSGANKATLEEKVQELK from the exons ATTGAATTTGACGGTGTCATGAGTGAGGCTGGGGACAAACTTGTAGTTATTGACTTTACAGCCACATGGTGTGGGCCATGTAAAATGATTGGACCTTTTTTTGAT GGACTCAGTGCAAAATACCCTGATGTTGTTTTTATTAAAGTTGATGTGGATGACGCACAG GAAATTGCCTCAAACTGTGACATCAAGTGCATGCCAACCTTTCAGTTCTATAAAAATGGAAAACGG GTGCATGAATTTAGTGGCGCCAACAAGGCCACTTTGGAGGAAAAAGTGCAAGAGCTGAAATAA